A genomic region of Dehalococcoidia bacterium contains the following coding sequences:
- a CDS encoding NYN domain-containing protein → MDGGNVALFVDLENVVTSLWNAHRQAPDPMKWVEKAQKYGLISFARAYGDFSQDYLRDLEPRLRVAGIEPFSCPVKARGERSQSTVDMNVAIDLYEVAQDSVNTSTFLLMAGDSDYVRIVTRLRFRLGKTVVIAGVPGSISRALVEAAGGNADPVEISKASEDPAVEREIIRRINEFEVTRRNGVLPVFRWMAEYLKHDRNRDLIAPELVEGKLSEFKNQGILRQELTIGSNGDTVRTTSLDRFHPLVQEALDEDSTTREHS, encoded by the coding sequence TTGGACGGCGGCAATGTCGCACTCTTTGTTGATCTCGAAAACGTGGTGACGTCGCTCTGGAATGCGCATCGTCAGGCGCCCGATCCGATGAAGTGGGTGGAAAAGGCGCAGAAGTACGGGCTGATTAGTTTTGCCCGTGCCTACGGCGACTTCTCACAGGATTATCTGCGCGATCTGGAACCCCGTCTGCGCGTCGCCGGCATCGAACCGTTTAGCTGTCCTGTCAAGGCGCGAGGCGAGCGTTCACAAAGCACCGTCGATATGAATGTGGCGATCGACCTCTACGAAGTGGCACAAGACAGTGTGAACACCTCCACGTTTCTGCTGATGGCGGGCGACAGCGACTACGTGCGCATCGTCACCCGCCTGCGCTTCCGGCTCGGGAAGACGGTTGTGATCGCCGGTGTGCCGGGCAGCATCAGCCGGGCGCTGGTCGAAGCCGCCGGCGGCAACGCCGACCCCGTCGAGATCAGCAAGGCCTCGGAAGATCCGGCGGTCGAAAGAGAGATTATCCGGCGCATCAACGAATTTGAGGTCACCCGGCGCAACGGCGTGCTGCCGGTCTTCCGCTGGATGGCGGAATACCTGAAGCACGATCGCAACCGTGATCTGATCGCCCCCGAGCTGGTCGAGGGCAAGCTCAGCGAGTTCAAGAACCAGGGAATCCTTCGCCAGGAGCTGACGATCGGCTCAAACGGCGACACCGTGCGCACTACCTCGCTCGATCGCTTTCACCCGCTCGTGCAGGAGGCGCTCGATGAAGATTCCACGACGCGCGAGCATTCGTAA
- a CDS encoding enoyl-CoA hydratase-related protein — translation MPADDVLLERDGRIATITLNRPEKLNALTGEMMGRLHDCWQEIRRDDRIWVTILTGAGDRAFCSGRDLMAAAPGGPEYHRTRKEHGLPTDDDGLDYFLPLNLWKPVIAAVNGYCLAGGFALALACDIRLASENARLGTSSSRRGLVAGGGQTQRLVRYLPFGIAMEMLLYSDAIEAKRLLHFGLVNAVVPLESLQATAREWAERLCEMGPLAVRATKEAAYRGGLEMTFDAGRRLEAQLYNQILETEDVLEGARAFTERRKPTFRAW, via the coding sequence ATGCCCGCAGATGATGTCCTGTTGGAGCGCGACGGGCGGATCGCCACGATCACGCTCAACCGGCCGGAGAAGCTCAACGCCCTCACCGGCGAGATGATGGGCCGGCTGCACGATTGCTGGCAGGAGATTCGGCGCGATGACCGGATCTGGGTCACGATCCTCACCGGCGCCGGCGACCGCGCCTTCTGCTCCGGCCGCGACCTGATGGCCGCCGCGCCCGGCGGTCCGGAGTACCACCGTACGCGCAAGGAGCACGGCCTGCCCACGGACGACGACGGCCTCGACTACTTTCTGCCGCTCAACCTGTGGAAGCCGGTGATCGCGGCGGTCAACGGCTACTGCCTGGCCGGCGGCTTTGCCCTCGCCCTGGCCTGCGATATTCGCCTCGCTTCGGAGAACGCGCGGCTGGGCACATCGTCCTCGCGACGTGGTCTCGTGGCAGGAGGCGGGCAGACGCAGCGGCTGGTGCGCTACCTGCCCTTCGGCATCGCCATGGAGATGCTGCTTTACTCCGACGCGATCGAGGCGAAGCGGCTGCTGCACTTCGGCCTGGTCAACGCCGTGGTGCCGCTCGAGAGCCTGCAGGCGACGGCGCGGGAGTGGGCCGAGCGGCTGTGCGAGATGGGGCCGCTGGCCGTGCGCGCGACCAAAGAGGCCGCCTACCGTGGCGGACTGGAGATGACCTTCGACGCCGGCCGGAGGCTCGAAGCGCAGCTCTACAACCAGATCCTGGAGACGGAAGACGTGCTTGAGGGCGCCCGTGCCTTCACCGAGCGCCGCAAGCCGACCTTCCGCGCGTGGTGA
- a CDS encoding CoA transferase yields the protein MSEAALPLAGVRIIDLTMVWAGPYGTRLLADAGADVIKIEGVTRPDSIRTSGAAALAGVDRAFDRIAYFNEYGRNKRGLALDLSEPRGREALLRLVRVSDALIENFRSGVLDGWGLGAERLRAERPDLIVVSMPGFAATGSERNLAGYGPTIEQLGGLIQLSGYEGGGPQKSGISYGDPLAGTLAAGALIAALLRRQRTGQGAVVEVSQRDNMLGMIGEAVLDFGMNRRLPVRRGNRHRWLAPHGCYPSLPLPDGEGRPLGRAGTQMGEATDRWVAIAVATNDQWRGLCGVIGRPELAGDPRYARALDRYERQDALDKVIAAWTRERSDDEAMHALQAAGVPASALRTPLTLTHDPHLAARGFYREVEHPVAGRHRVAGPLWNEPATEAAPMRPAPTFGQHRVEVLGDLVGFAAEALAGLERQGIIGDEPLKRQPLPRADGADDGAATVAWQESSGGRR from the coding sequence ATGAGCGAGGCGGCGCTGCCGCTGGCCGGCGTGCGCATCATTGACCTGACCATGGTCTGGGCCGGCCCCTACGGCACGCGGCTGCTCGCCGACGCGGGCGCGGACGTGATTAAGATCGAGGGCGTGACGCGGCCGGACTCGATCCGCACGAGCGGCGCGGCGGCGCTGGCCGGCGTCGATCGCGCCTTCGATCGGATCGCCTACTTCAACGAGTACGGCCGCAATAAGCGCGGTCTGGCGCTGGATCTAAGCGAGCCGCGGGGGCGCGAGGCGTTGCTGCGGCTGGTGCGCGTCTCGGACGCGCTGATCGAAAACTTCCGCAGCGGAGTGCTCGACGGCTGGGGCCTCGGCGCCGAGCGGCTGCGGGCCGAACGGCCCGACCTGATCGTCGTTTCGATGCCCGGATTCGCCGCGACCGGTAGCGAGCGCAACCTCGCCGGCTACGGCCCGACGATCGAACAGCTCGGCGGCCTGATTCAGCTCAGCGGCTACGAAGGCGGCGGACCGCAGAAGAGCGGCATCTCCTACGGCGACCCGCTGGCGGGCACGCTCGCGGCCGGCGCGCTGATCGCCGCGCTGCTGCGGCGGCAGCGGACCGGCCAGGGCGCCGTGGTCGAAGTCTCGCAGCGCGACAACATGCTGGGCATGATCGGCGAGGCCGTGCTTGACTTCGGCATGAACCGGCGTTTGCCCGTGCGCCGCGGCAACCGTCACCGCTGGCTGGCGCCGCACGGCTGCTATCCCTCGCTGCCGCTGCCGGACGGCGAGGGGCGCCCGCTCGGCCGGGCGGGTACACAAATGGGCGAGGCGACCGATCGCTGGGTGGCGATCGCCGTGGCCACGAACGATCAGTGGCGGGGACTGTGCGGCGTGATCGGCCGGCCGGAGCTGGCCGGCGATCCGCGCTACGCCCGCGCCCTCGATCGCTACGAGCGCCAGGACGCGCTGGACAAAGTCATCGCCGCCTGGACGCGCGAGCGCAGCGACGACGAGGCGATGCACGCGCTGCAGGCGGCCGGCGTGCCGGCTTCGGCGCTGCGCACGCCGCTGACGCTGACGCACGACCCGCACCTGGCGGCGCGGGGGTTCTATCGCGAGGTCGAGCATCCGGTGGCCGGACGGCACCGCGTCGCCGGACCCCTGTGGAACGAGCCGGCGACGGAGGCGGCGCCGATGCGACCGGCGCCGACCTTCGGACAGCATCGCGTGGAGGTGCTCGGCGATCTCGTGGGATTCGCGGCCGAAGCGTTGGCAGGGCTTGAGCGGCAGGGCATCATCGGAGACGAACCGCTCAAGCGGCAACCGCTGCCGCGAGCAGATGGTGCAGACGACGGCGCGGCGACCGTGGCCTGGCAAGAATCGTCAGGGGGGCGGCGCTGA
- a CDS encoding acyl-CoA dehydrogenase family protein produces MDFRFSDEDEAWRQELRTWIRAEFGADWRGFSAMSGDGEEEYAFVRGVRQKLAAKGWTAPAWPRALGGMDAGFTRQAIFNEELAYHRVPGPDIVSVGYVGPTLMLYGTDEQKAHLPAIVRADETWCQGYSEPGSGSDLASLQTRAVRDGDDYVINGQKIWTSQAHHANWMFMLARTDPDAPKHRGISYLLLDMQTPGISIRPLINMAGRHGFNEVFFDNVRVPVQNRVGEENRGWYVGMATMDFERSALSGSAGLRRSYEDLVSFVRDTARSGIVAMDRELARNALAEAGIEIEVSRMLSLRVLSMQQAGQVPNHEASMAKLYASELSQRFARLGTRLLGMYGGVRRGSPFARLAGEFTESYMQTVPSTIAGGSSEIQRNVIATRGLGLPRG; encoded by the coding sequence ATGGATTTCCGGTTTTCGGACGAGGACGAGGCGTGGCGGCAGGAGCTGCGCACATGGATTCGCGCGGAGTTCGGCGCGGATTGGCGCGGATTCTCTGCCATGAGCGGCGACGGCGAAGAAGAGTACGCGTTCGTGCGCGGCGTGCGTCAGAAGCTGGCCGCGAAGGGCTGGACGGCGCCCGCCTGGCCGCGCGCGCTGGGCGGCATGGACGCCGGCTTCACCAGGCAGGCGATCTTCAACGAGGAGCTGGCCTATCACCGCGTGCCGGGGCCGGACATCGTCTCCGTCGGCTACGTCGGCCCGACGCTGATGCTGTACGGCACCGACGAGCAGAAGGCGCACCTGCCGGCGATCGTGCGCGCCGACGAGACCTGGTGCCAGGGCTACTCCGAGCCGGGCAGCGGCTCCGACCTTGCCAGCCTGCAGACGCGGGCCGTGCGCGACGGCGACGACTACGTGATCAACGGCCAGAAGATCTGGACCTCGCAGGCGCACCACGCCAACTGGATGTTCATGCTGGCGCGCACCGACCCCGACGCGCCCAAGCATCGCGGCATCTCTTACCTGCTGCTCGACATGCAGACGCCCGGCATCAGCATCCGGCCGCTGATCAACATGGCCGGGCGGCACGGCTTCAACGAGGTCTTCTTCGACAACGTGCGCGTGCCCGTGCAGAACCGCGTAGGCGAGGAGAACCGCGGCTGGTACGTGGGCATGGCGACGATGGACTTCGAGCGCTCGGCCCTCTCCGGCTCGGCGGGGCTGCGCCGCAGCTACGAAGACCTGGTGAGCTTCGTGCGCGACACTGCGCGGTCGGGCATCGTGGCGATGGACCGTGAGCTGGCCCGCAACGCCCTGGCCGAGGCGGGGATCGAGATCGAGGTCTCGCGCATGCTTTCGCTGCGCGTGCTTTCGATGCAGCAGGCGGGCCAGGTGCCCAACCACGAGGCGAGCATGGCAAAGCTGTACGCCTCCGAGCTGAGCCAGCGCTTCGCCCGCCTGGGCACGCGGCTGCTGGGCATGTACGGCGGCGTGCGGCGCGGCTCGCCCTTCGCGCGGCTTGCGGGCGAGTTCACGGAGTCCTACATGCAGACAGTGCCATCCACGATCGCCGGCGGCAGCAGCGAGATCCAGCGCAACGTGATCGCCACGCGCGGCCTCGGCCTGCCGCGGGGATAG
- a CDS encoding 4Fe-4S binding protein → MPYVITETCIGCTACTKRCPTGAITGVRNVIHVIDPALCIDCGACGVVCPPEAIYDDIGDQCKTFTRKEWPKAIVIEDNCIGSGCELCISICPFDALSLQQSETASDFWGVATLNERKCTGCRLCEQACGWGAIYIDPPRELLKKPEGAASSAA, encoded by the coding sequence TTGCCATACGTCATTACCGAAACCTGCATCGGTTGCACCGCCTGCACGAAGCGTTGCCCCACGGGGGCGATCACCGGTGTGCGCAACGTGATTCACGTGATCGACCCCGCGCTGTGCATCGACTGCGGCGCCTGCGGTGTGGTTTGCCCGCCGGAGGCGATCTACGACGACATCGGCGATCAGTGCAAGACCTTCACGCGCAAAGAGTGGCCGAAGGCGATCGTGATCGAAGACAACTGCATCGGCAGCGGCTGCGAGCTGTGCATCAGCATCTGCCCCTTCGATGCTCTGAGCCTGCAGCAGAGCGAGACGGCGTCGGACTTCTGGGGTGTGGCCACGCTGAACGAGCGCAAGTGCACCGGCTGCCGCCTCTGCGAGCAGGCCTGCGGCTGGGGTGCCATCTACATTGACCCGCCGCGCGAGCTGCTGAAGAAGCCGGAGGGCGCGGCAAGCTCCGCGGCTTGA
- a CDS encoding ferredoxin, which translates to MATLKPDIDYDLCKSHGVCARTAPEIFEVRDDGTYIIMEDVPEELRAKLLKAIELCPEQAISMKEE; encoded by the coding sequence ATGGCAACCCTGAAGCCCGACATCGACTACGACCTGTGCAAGAGCCACGGCGTCTGCGCCCGCACGGCGCCGGAGATCTTCGAGGTGCGCGACGACGGCACCTACATCATCATGGAAGACGTGCCGGAGGAACTGCGCGCGAAGCTGCTGAAGGCGATCGAGCTCTGCCCGGAACAGGCGATCTCGATGAAGGAAGAGTAG
- a CDS encoding CoA transferase yields MNRAERPLAGLTVLDLTQHVAGPFATRLLAAYGADVIKMERPDGGDPARRTGPFPGDAPHPERSASFLYLNTGKQSVTLNLKSRAGRALLLELAEQADALVENFSPRVLPALGLDWPALYAVNPALAMVSISNYGQSGPNRDFAATNLTLFAAGGQMSLTGEPGREPLVNGGTQALLQAGLHGFSATLAAIFGARTQGSGTHIDVSIQEVQAAALEGAGPSALVYGFDATRAGNLPRATWGIYPCADGFIGCSCMDQNVPDLFRAMGREDLLDSPFRDQRWRAEHNEEVMTLLLGFFVEHTQAELRELGARHRVAIGVMPTIVELLAWPGLLEKGFWQELDHPEAGRLTYSGAPFTIDGSGFALAPAPLLGEHTEAVLRERLGLSTAEIGELREHGVI; encoded by the coding sequence ATGAACCGAGCAGAGCGGCCGCTGGCCGGCCTCACCGTGCTCGACCTGACGCAGCACGTGGCCGGGCCGTTCGCCACGCGCCTGCTGGCGGCCTACGGCGCGGACGTGATCAAGATGGAGCGGCCGGACGGCGGCGACCCTGCCCGCCGCACTGGACCGTTCCCCGGCGATGCGCCACACCCGGAGCGCAGCGCCAGCTTCCTCTACCTGAACACCGGCAAGCAGAGCGTGACGCTCAACCTGAAGTCGCGCGCCGGGCGGGCGCTGCTGCTCGAACTGGCCGAGCAGGCGGATGCGCTGGTCGAAAACTTCTCTCCCCGCGTGCTGCCGGCGCTGGGGCTGGACTGGCCGGCGCTGTACGCCGTTAACCCGGCGCTGGCCATGGTTTCGATCTCGAACTACGGCCAGAGCGGCCCCAATCGCGACTTCGCCGCGACGAACCTGACGCTCTTCGCCGCGGGCGGCCAGATGTCGCTCACCGGCGAGCCGGGCCGCGAGCCGCTGGTGAACGGCGGCACGCAGGCGCTGCTGCAGGCGGGGCTGCACGGCTTCTCCGCTACGCTCGCCGCGATCTTCGGGGCGAGGACGCAGGGAAGCGGCACGCACATCGATGTCTCAATCCAGGAGGTGCAGGCGGCGGCGCTGGAAGGCGCCGGGCCGTCGGCGCTGGTCTACGGCTTCGACGCGACGCGCGCCGGCAACCTGCCGCGTGCCACCTGGGGCATCTATCCCTGTGCCGACGGCTTCATCGGCTGCTCCTGTATGGATCAGAATGTGCCGGACCTGTTCCGCGCGATGGGCCGAGAGGACCTGCTCGACTCGCCCTTCCGGGACCAGCGCTGGCGCGCCGAGCACAACGAGGAGGTGATGACGCTTTTGCTCGGCTTCTTCGTCGAGCACACGCAGGCGGAGCTGCGCGAGCTGGGCGCACGTCACCGCGTCGCCATCGGTGTGATGCCCACGATCGTGGAACTGCTCGCCTGGCCGGGCCTGCTGGAGAAGGGCTTCTGGCAGGAGCTGGATCACCCGGAAGCAGGCCGGCTGACCTATTCCGGCGCGCCGTTCACAATCGACGGCAGCGGCTTCGCCCTGGCGCCCGCGCCGCTGCTCGGCGAACACACCGAGGCGGTGCTGCGCGAACGGCTCGGCCTCTCGACGGCCGAGATCGGCGAGTTACGCGAGCATGGAGTGATCTGA
- a CDS encoding CsbD family protein has translation MPDKDELKGKAREAAGAAQEKFGQATNDPEQEAEGNERKNEGKFENAWGKAKNAAGEAADALRDRAKP, from the coding sequence ATGCCGGACAAGGATGAGTTGAAGGGCAAAGCCAGGGAAGCCGCGGGCGCCGCGCAGGAGAAATTCGGTCAGGCCACCAACGACCCTGAGCAGGAAGCCGAAGGCAACGAGCGCAAGAACGAAGGGAAATTCGAGAACGCCTGGGGCAAGGCCAAGAACGCGGCCGGCGAAGCGGCCGACGCGCTGCGGGACCGGGCGAAGCCGTAG
- a CDS encoding response regulator transcription factor, whose amino-acid sequence MSFPPGSAGRCVLVVDDDQEIRRFIQVALTDSGYEVQLAASGAEALRTLGSSRPDLILLDVRMPGVDGWQVLDALRSAAGEQTPVVVMTASFTGQDQALRSGAQGYLAKPFELSDLLACVDLHSRLALDPGMRETPLAREA is encoded by the coding sequence ATGAGCTTCCCGCCAGGATCCGCTGGCCGCTGTGTTCTCGTCGTCGACGACGATCAAGAGATTCGCCGCTTCATCCAGGTTGCGCTCACCGACTCCGGCTATGAGGTGCAGCTCGCCGCCAGCGGCGCCGAAGCGCTACGAACTCTCGGCAGCAGTCGACCCGACCTGATCTTGCTCGACGTGCGCATGCCCGGCGTCGACGGCTGGCAGGTGCTTGACGCGCTGCGCTCGGCCGCCGGCGAGCAGACGCCGGTGGTGGTGATGACGGCGTCGTTCACCGGCCAGGACCAGGCGCTGCGCAGCGGCGCTCAGGGCTACCTGGCTAAGCCGTTCGAATTGTCCGATCTGCTCGCCTGCGTGGATCTGCACAGTCGGCTCGCTCTCGACCCCGGTATGCGCGAGACACCGCTCGCACGAGAAGCCTAG